Proteins encoded together in one Alteribacter keqinensis window:
- a CDS encoding DUF3243 domain-containing protein, whose product MSVLDNWDQWKHFLGDRLEQGKHEGMNNQVVSEVAYQVGEYLAEQVEPKNEQEAVLADMWRVASEEEQHAIANMMVKLVQEK is encoded by the coding sequence ATGAGTGTCTTAGACAACTGGGATCAATGGAAACACTTTTTAGGTGATCGTTTGGAGCAGGGTAAACACGAAGGGATGAACAATCAGGTCGTTTCTGAAGTGGCTTATCAAGTCGGAGAGTACCTGGCTGAACAAGTCGAGCCTAAAAACGAGCAGGAAGCTGTTCTTGCAGATATGTGGCGCGTTGCCTCTGAAGAAGAGCAGCATGCGATTGCCAACATGATGGTAAAACTTGTACAGGAAAAATAA
- the ymfI gene encoding elongation factor P 5-aminopentanone reductase, which yields MPLAFVTGASGAIGQAIAVTLAQKGYSLVLHYNRNKEGALKTAERAVLAGGSEPVLIQGDLTDPESLRDISEKVRGTPDVIVHNSGKSYTGLVQDFGQKDLEQALQLGLIAPYQITNAFLPGMLSRKSGKIIVISSVWGLTGASCEVLYSMIKGGLNSYVKALAKELGPSGIQVNGVAPGLISTAMNDGLTQEESAALVEDIPAGRPGTPEEVAEAVSYLASPGAAYVSGHILSVNGAWHC from the coding sequence GTGCCTTTAGCATTTGTAACCGGGGCAAGCGGAGCAATTGGCCAGGCGATTGCGGTGACACTTGCCCAAAAAGGGTATTCCCTTGTACTTCACTATAACAGGAATAAAGAAGGAGCTTTGAAAACAGCTGAGCGGGCTGTGCTGGCCGGGGGGAGCGAGCCTGTACTTATCCAGGGAGACCTGACCGATCCTGAATCTTTGAGGGACATTTCGGAAAAAGTACGGGGGACGCCTGACGTCATTGTCCACAACAGCGGGAAAAGCTATACCGGCCTTGTTCAGGACTTTGGCCAAAAGGACTTGGAACAGGCACTACAGCTTGGTCTTATTGCCCCCTATCAGATCACAAATGCATTTTTGCCGGGCATGCTGAGCCGAAAGTCTGGAAAAATCATTGTCATTTCCTCCGTCTGGGGACTGACAGGTGCTTCCTGTGAGGTGCTGTACTCCATGATTAAAGGCGGACTCAATTCATACGTTAAAGCACTGGCAAAAGAACTGGGGCCTTCCGGCATACAGGTTAACGGCGTGGCTCCCGGTCTGATCAGCACAGCGATGAACGATGGCCTCACACAAGAAGAGTCTGCAGCACTTGTGGAGGATATTCCGGCCGGGCGCCCGGGAACGCCTGAAGAAGTAGCTGAAGCCGTATCCTACCTGGCGTCCCCCGGTGCTGCTTACGTAAGCGGCCATATCCTGAGTGTGAACGGCGCATGGCACTGTTAA